Proteins encoded within one genomic window of Ammonifex degensii KC4:
- a CDS encoding DVU0298 family protein has translation MHGQEDFRRRKERVTELLLRADWEGLLREVEAEPAYVGALFRALHLPDPLLAWRAAEGLGRALANVAERDRECALDRMRRLFWALNDESGNAGRYLAPAVGEAVARAPEVFRDFALMLLNPLDEPFLAASAAWAVGRIAEEHRELVEEVAPHLLPLARSEEPEARGCAAWALGNLRWEEARPELEKLREDASSFFFYRKGNLHRKTVGEMAAEALKKLAER, from the coding sequence GTGCACGGGCAAGAGGATTTTCGGCGGCGAAAAGAGCGGGTGACGGAACTTTTGCTCCGGGCCGACTGGGAGGGCTTATTGCGGGAGGTAGAGGCGGAGCCGGCGTATGTCGGCGCCCTTTTCCGTGCCCTGCACCTGCCCGACCCTTTGCTGGCCTGGCGGGCAGCAGAGGGGCTGGGACGGGCGCTGGCCAACGTGGCCGAGAGGGATCGGGAGTGTGCGCTCGACCGCATGCGCCGGCTTTTCTGGGCCCTGAACGATGAATCGGGGAACGCCGGGCGCTACCTGGCCCCGGCGGTAGGGGAGGCGGTGGCCCGGGCTCCGGAAGTTTTCCGGGACTTTGCCCTCATGCTGCTCAATCCCTTAGACGAACCCTTCTTGGCGGCCAGCGCTGCCTGGGCGGTGGGAAGAATTGCGGAAGAACACCGGGAGTTGGTGGAGGAGGTAGCTCCTCATCTGCTTCCTTTGGCTCGGTCGGAGGAGCCAGAGGCGCGCGGCTGCGCGGCCTGGGCGCTAGGGAACTTAAGGTGGGAGGAAGCGCGTCCAGAGTTAGAAAAGTTGCGGGAGGACGCTTCCTCCTTTTTCTTTTACCGGAAGGGTAACCTTCACCGGAAGACGGTGGGGGAAATGGCCGCAGAGGCTTTGAAAAAGCTGGCGGAGAGGTGA
- a CDS encoding metal-sensitive transcriptional regulator codes for MTNLPDEGRLAIINRLRRIEGQVRGVCRMVEEDQDCEKILDQFKALEVAVRNCRRAVIGYYMIRCVKERFQCSEEMVGFLKQRLSGILDTPLP; via the coding sequence ATGACCAATCTGCCGGACGAGGGGCGTTTGGCAATAATCAACCGCCTCCGGCGGATAGAGGGTCAGGTAAGGGGAGTCTGCCGGATGGTGGAAGAGGATCAGGACTGCGAGAAAATTCTGGATCAGTTCAAAGCACTGGAAGTAGCGGTGAGGAACTGTCGGCGAGCGGTAATCGGGTACTATATGATCCGCTGTGTCAAGGAAAGGTTCCAGTGTTCGGAAGAAATGGTCGGCTTTCTCAAACAACGGCTAAGCGGTATTCTCGACACTCCCTTGCCGTGA
- a CDS encoding AAA family ATPase codes for MPKIRRIILENFQSHRYTEIELSPTVTVLVGESDRGKSAVVRALRWLFYNRPQGEGLVRAGSHRCRVAVELEDGLLVEREREGKTNRYCIKYPDGKSLRLESPGRSVPKEVEELTGIKPYSIGNQSLELHLAHQLDPPFLLRESPSVRAQVIGQIAGADLFQRAAKAALREQSQWQGRIKSLEESVAALRKKISPLQEELPQLEEKLKTVRELVNGVLKAEERRAELLCLKEKRERLRREAAFFMSALARLPSEEILAAKLAELEELERRYGQLSKAAEARRRVSAALAREEEILRSLSRLPFAEERGKELGRLGEKFAQLHRYREERQKRLDYSKKLELQVLSRLHRLAEAEEAFCRADAALRLYRELARCWREKKNRAGELEAEARKVRQQEEALNLEAERYRRALSSLQRCPLCGTDLTPEHVEKVWRQELERMGIVLGEQL; via the coding sequence ATGCCTAAAATCAGGCGGATAATCCTGGAAAACTTCCAGTCGCACCGCTACACAGAAATCGAGCTTTCCCCTACCGTTACCGTGCTGGTGGGGGAATCGGACCGGGGCAAGTCGGCGGTGGTACGGGCTCTGCGCTGGCTCTTCTACAACCGCCCCCAGGGGGAGGGGCTGGTGCGGGCGGGTAGCCACCGCTGCCGGGTGGCCGTAGAACTGGAAGACGGCCTGCTCGTTGAGCGCGAGCGGGAAGGAAAGACCAACCGCTACTGTATAAAGTATCCCGATGGGAAGTCCTTGCGCCTGGAAAGCCCTGGGCGAAGCGTCCCTAAGGAGGTAGAGGAGCTCACCGGCATAAAGCCTTACTCCATAGGCAACCAGTCACTGGAGCTGCACCTTGCTCACCAGCTTGATCCTCCTTTTCTTTTGCGGGAGAGCCCCAGCGTGCGGGCGCAGGTGATAGGGCAGATAGCGGGGGCCGACCTTTTCCAGCGGGCGGCCAAAGCGGCTTTGCGGGAGCAGTCCCAGTGGCAAGGCCGGATAAAGAGCCTGGAGGAGTCCGTTGCCGCCCTCCGGAAGAAAATTTCCCCTTTGCAGGAAGAACTTCCACAGCTGGAGGAAAAGCTGAAGACAGTCCGTGAGCTGGTAAACGGGGTGCTTAAGGCAGAAGAAAGACGGGCAGAGCTTCTCTGCCTGAAGGAGAAAAGGGAACGGCTGCGGCGAGAGGCGGCCTTCTTCATGAGCGCCCTGGCCCGGCTTCCTTCCGAGGAAATCCTGGCCGCCAAGCTGGCAGAGCTGGAAGAACTGGAAAGAAGATACGGGCAACTTTCTAAAGCGGCTGAGGCACGCCGGCGTGTCTCAGCCGCCCTGGCCCGGGAAGAAGAAATCCTTCGTAGCCTTTCCCGGCTTCCTTTTGCCGAAGAGCGGGGAAAGGAACTGGGCAGGCTGGGTGAAAAGTTCGCCCAGCTTCACCGCTACCGGGAAGAGCGGCAAAAGAGGTTAGATTACTCAAAAAAGCTTGAGCTCCAGGTGCTCTCCCGGCTTCACCGCCTGGCGGAAGCGGAGGAGGCCTTTTGCCGGGCCGATGCGGCTCTTCGTCTTTACCGAGAACTTGCCCGCTGCTGGCGCGAGAAGAAGAACCGGGCCGGAGAGCTCGAAGCCGAGGCACGGAAAGTACGGCAGCAGGAAGAGGCACTGAACTTGGAGGCGGAAAGGTACCGGCGGGCCTTGTCTTCCCTCCAGCGCTGCCCGCTCTGCGGTACCGATCTCACGCCCGAGCACGTGGAGAAAGTCTGGCGGCAAGAGCTGGAAAGGATGGGGATAGTCCTTGGGGAACAACTTTGA
- a CDS encoding metallophosphoesterase family protein, which yields MRFLFLTDTHLRGVNPTNRKDDFVATLKTKLEEVVRLAEELEVTAVLHGGDFFDAPLPGLSAMGEYLAILARLPAPLLVVPGNHDLHGQNPATLSRTLLGFLARLGQVRLLSSTPVYFEEKGIRVKVTGAPYHYAIDEGDKADYVVKKGDCDVALHVCHGALIDRPQGTVMKYTLVDEVAPHTEADYTLCGHYHLGYPDVCREGKWFLNPGALVRLSASPAELNRTPQVVLIHVEERLWHEHIPLQSALPGVEVLDRQAIEEAAFRARKREEFLAQLRALSRAEGWSTTTPDIILERVLAEKKDDLGFEEVKQEVYRIWSQVQAEVGENA from the coding sequence TTGCGCTTTCTTTTCCTCACCGATACCCATCTGCGCGGGGTAAACCCGACCAACCGCAAGGACGACTTTGTAGCTACCTTGAAGACCAAGCTAGAGGAAGTGGTGCGGCTGGCGGAGGAACTGGAAGTCACGGCGGTCTTGCACGGGGGGGATTTCTTCGATGCCCCTTTGCCGGGCTTAAGTGCCATGGGTGAATATCTGGCCATCCTGGCCAGGCTGCCTGCACCCTTACTGGTGGTACCGGGCAACCACGATCTGCACGGACAGAATCCGGCCACCCTCTCGCGCACCCTGCTGGGCTTCCTGGCCCGCTTAGGACAAGTGCGCCTGCTTTCCTCCACCCCCGTCTACTTTGAGGAAAAAGGAATAAGGGTCAAGGTAACCGGAGCACCTTACCACTACGCCATCGACGAAGGGGATAAGGCGGACTACGTAGTAAAAAAAGGGGATTGCGATGTGGCCTTGCATGTGTGTCACGGGGCGCTCATCGACCGCCCTCAGGGGACGGTGATGAAGTATACCCTCGTCGACGAGGTGGCTCCCCATACCGAGGCGGACTACACCCTATGCGGCCACTATCACCTCGGCTATCCGGACGTTTGCCGGGAAGGCAAGTGGTTTCTCAACCCTGGGGCCTTGGTGCGCCTTTCGGCCAGCCCGGCGGAGCTCAACCGTACCCCCCAGGTGGTCCTGATCCACGTGGAGGAGAGGTTGTGGCACGAGCACATCCCCCTGCAAAGCGCCCTGCCGGGGGTGGAGGTGCTTGACCGGCAGGCCATTGAAGAGGCCGCCTTCCGGGCCAGGAAGCGGGAGGAGTTTCTGGCACAGCTGCGGGCTCTAAGCAGGGCGGAAGGTTGGTCTACGACCACGCCCGACATCATTCTGGAACGCGTCCTGGCGGAAAAGAAGGACGATCTTGGCTTTGAAGAGGTAAAACAGGAGGTTTATCGGATATGGTCTCAGGTCCAAGCTGAGGTGGGGGAAAATGCCTAA